The Pseudomonadota bacterium genome includes the window CCGTGCTCGGGCCTCGATTCACCGCTCGCGTGATCGCTGACATTCATCCCCAACGCGTCGAAGTCTTCGAGGCTCTGGACCGAGCCACAGAGTCAGGCTTAATCAAGCTGGTGGACCCCGTTCGTCTCGGATACCAGTTTGCTCACTCGTTAATTCGGTCCTACATCAAGCGGGGGATCGGGGCGGCTCGAGGGGCGAACCTCCACGTTAGGGCTGCCGACGCGCTTCAACTACCGCAAAACCAAGAACTTGCTTCGCCAGCAGATCTAGCTCGGCTATACGCCGGAGCTGCCTCACTCGGATATCAATCTGAAGCCACTAGCTGGGCGGAAAAAGCCGCCGACACGGCTCTCATGCAACACGCCAACGAAGAGGCGCGCGACATGTACCAAATGGCGCTGGAGTTGCAAACCGATCCAGCGACTCATGCAGCTTGCCGCCTGCAACTGGGTTTCGGCATCGCATTGGCAAGAGCGGGAGATAGTCGCAGCCAAGATCTGCTGTGGGAAGCCGCGGATCGCGCCGAATCACTAGGTGATGGCATCTTGATGGCTCGAGCCATGCTAGCCACATATCGACTAGCATTTTCTAGAGCCCGGGAAGTGGACAAGGAAGCCGTAGGCCGACTGCGACGAGCTCTTGCGATGATTCCCAAAGACGAAACAGCCCTGATCACCAGGATTACAGCTCTTTTGGCAGTGGAACTGGCTTGGGAGGACGATCGAAGTCTCGCCTTGGAGGCATCAGACCAAGCTATGGAAATGTCTAGATCGGAGTCTGAGGAGGTTCAGGCAGAGGTTCGAGCGCGTCGGCTATGGGTATATTTCCATCCGACGCAGGAACGCGTAAAAGAGACGGAAGAACTGCTCGCGCTGGTGGAAGCGTCAGAGAACCCGGTCTTGGCATTCGAAGCGGCGGGTCACGCTGTCTTTACGGCGATTCGAGCTGGCTCGCGCTCGATGCTGGAGCGGTATCGAGAGTCGATGCGAGTTGCCGCCCGGGCCATCGACGACCCCATCGTCAAAAGCATGTACTACTTGCGAGAAGCCAACGTGGCCCTGCTCGAGTCGCGGTATACCGATAGCCTGACATTAGCTCAGCGCCGCCTTAACCTCACAAAGAAGATTGGGCAGGTCCAGGGAGAACAAGCCTACCGCGTGCAAAGCTTCTGGGTCGCTTATGAAACCGTATCAGTAGCTGATCTGTCCGTTCTTCTCGACAAACTCATTTCCACGCTTCCTAGCGAATTCCTGGACCAGCAAGCCCTCGGAGCCCACGTCGCTTGCGAATGTGGAAGGCTGGAACTAATCGAGTCGCTCATTGAGCCCTTCGCGGATTTCGCGTTTGCGCATGATCAGATCTTCCTTCAACTGAATTGTCTTCTTGTTGAACCTGCCATTGCTGTAGGGCAAAAACAAATGCTTGCGGCGTTAGAGGCTAATCTCGAACCGCACCAATCCGATCACGCTAACACGGTGTTCAGCTCGATGGGACCCGTCGCTCGATATCTGGCTCTCATTAGACTGTACCAACGTGAATTTGGTCGGGGGGTCGAGCTGTTGAGGGAGTCGATTGAGTTGGCACGCCGTCTTCACTCCAAGTTCTGGGCCACCCGGGGCATGATTGATCTGGCTTCAGTCACACCGGACCGACGAGAACGCCACGAATTGGTCGATCAAATCAGGCACCAATCGAACCAACATGGTTGGAGCCGGTTATCGGAACGGATCGACCAAATTAAGGGTTAGTCACCATGGCCCGATGTGAGGCTGGGATTTCTGATTGGTCGACAAGACCAAGCGCTTCCTGTCCAAGTCGAAGTTCACCCGCGGAAGCAGACTGAAAGAGCGACGTTGCTCGCTGAATGACGCCTCCAACGGGCATCTGGTCGTCGAGCAATACATCGCCTGCACAAATACTCCCTCGAATCAGCTCGCTACATTTCTCGATGGTCGACATGAGCTGATTTGGGCTGTTAGTGACGACCATCATGGTGTTTCCCGCACGTTGGACCCGTAATGTCCAACCTTCGTCGCTCTCTGGCGTTGGTATGGGTCGTGTATCAGGTGGCACCTCGAAGATGCCGACCAAGGCGAACATCAAATTGTCTGAAACGGGTTTTTCGGCACCAATTTCGTTTTCAAGTCGACTGTCCCTACCTGATGCGCTGTTTGCCTTCGGGACTTCTTCTACAGAGCCGACGAGCCGATAGCCAACCTTGGGAATTGTTTTTAGGTAACGAGGCGATGCACGTTTATCTCCCAAAGCATTTCGGAGCTCAGAAATGCACCGGCTGAGGGAATCGTCGGTGACCACAATGTTTCCCCAAACCTTTTCGAAGATCTGGTCTCGCGTTACGACCTCGCCGCGGTGTGCGACCAGGCACATCAGAACGGACATCACCCGTGGTTGGATGCTGGTATGACCATTCGGTCCCACTATCCGACCTTCAAGCGGGAGCACCAGGTTTTCCCCAAGTTGAAAACCGGACGGCATATCGACGCCTAACACTATCTAGCTTCGGCTAAGTACGATGGATAGGACGTAATCTGTTAGGAATTTTTCTCACTATCGCGACCCCTTTTCCCTTATTGTGAGGCGGTCGGCCTTGTTCGACCGATGTCGGCGAAAGCACCAAAATTGGGTTCGCCTTCCCCTATGCAAAAGTCTCCTAGGGGAGCATGGACGACCCCTCGCCTACCTCAACCCCATTCGATAAACGAATAAAGTTCTTATCACGCAGGGATAGTTTCTTCAAGTTAAGCTGACGAATACTCGTCAATTTGCGGCGATTTAGGACAAACTCCCGCCCGGATAAGCATATGGGATTTAGACAAGGATCGACCGAATTCGATCTTCGAGCGGGTCTAGAAAATCATCATCTCGCCAATAGTGCATATGGCTTAGTGGATTCCAGAACGCTCGAACGCCGCCAACATTGATGCTCTTTTCAACTTTGACGGCCTTTTGGTAAGCCGCGTTGATCGGTTTCAGCGGCCAGCCCAACGCGTCGTCCGCGTCATAGTAGTTTTCCCAATGAATGTCCCAGCCTCCACTAGATACTTTGAAGGGTTTGATTTTAGGAAGGGGCATCCCAGAGACAAATATCGGAATGTTGCAGCCAGTTGTGTACAAGTACCGCAACGTTTTGAGCCGAATCACCCTGCCAAGGTCGCCATCAGGAATTTGCACGTCCGAATCTGGCCCAAAAATTCCCCAGGTGGCCTGGTTTTGCTGGGCACCCCAGATGTAATTTGAGAGCACCTTGCCACCCAGTGACTGGGCAACGATGATCACCGGTCTATTAAGAGAACTGAGTGCGTCCGCCACACGGCTCAGCGTCTCGAAAATGATCTTTTGAGTCAGAAAGTAGATGCTCTCTTTGCCTTCTGGCCGGTAAATCGAGGCAGCCGCATCACCAAACCCAAACAGCAGGAATTTCCGCAGCCGAGTCCAATCCAGATCTCCCCCTTGCTGGAGCACATCAAATAGCTCTCTTTGGTTTTCTTGCAGCAGGCCCTGGTAGTACGCCTTGTCCCAATAAACCCTGTCGTATCGGGGGCCGCCTAAGCGGCGGTACATTCGGTTTTTGATCGCTTCGTCGAAGTCATCTTCCGTTTCGCCCATTCCATGCACGAAAACCACGGCAACGTCTTTTGCCATCGTATGTTCCTGATCTGATTTCCCGCCTAGTCCGTTGGTGATGCTAGCGATCAGAAACTCCCACGGAAAGCTTCAGCTAAGCGGTTCAGTGAATCAGAAAAATATTTCTGAAGTAGGTGGTAGGAATCTGACCGTCGCGCCACGTGGTTAGGCAAACAACAAAGCACAGGGTGTGCCAACACGATGACAACACAAATCTCCCGGGCGCGAGATGCCAGCGATCTCACCGACGCAAGGCGATTCTGGTACGACGTTTATGTCAAAGAGATGGGCCGCGACCTCAACGACGCAAGCACAGACCACGAATCCAGAGAACTAAGTGATCCATTCGATGAAATTGGAAGGTTATTCATTGCACGCGATGACAATCGTGTAGTTGGGACCGTTCTAGGCACACCTGGTCGTGATGCGAGTTTTGGCTACTACGAAACACTCTATCGATTGAATGAGCTCACTGAGGCAAGCCGATTGCGATCGTCCTTAACGAACAAACTTATCGTGGCAAAGGAAAAGCGCCGGTCGCCGCTGGCGCTAAAACTCGCCACCACGGTCTACCGGCAGGGCTTGAGCGACGGCGTTCAGCGTAATTACATCGATTGCAACGCCCATCTCGTGAGCTTTTTCAGACGGATGGGCTACCGCCGGCATCGAGGATGGGTCATTCACAAAGACTATGGGCTGGTTTACTCCCTCGTGCTGCATCTTGAAGACATCGAACACCTCAGAGCGAGTGAGTCCCCCTTTGTGTCGCACTACCAGTCAATCAGAGAGACCCCTAACCAAATCAATGGAGCTAACCACAGTGACAGCACTTCAAGCCATTCAGCAGCAATTTGAATCCGCTCTGGCAGAGTTCAGCCAGTGCCGCGCGATAAAACTGCTGCAAAGCGGTGATATGACCGTAGACGACTACAAGTGGGTTCTTCGGCAGATCTTTCATCACGCGCGCGAAAACCCCCAAATCCAGGCTCTGGCGACAGTCTATTTTCGCGGGGAACAGCGCGAAGCGGTGCGCGGTTTTCTTACTCATGCGGTTTCTGAGATTGGCCACGACAAACTGGCGTTAAATGACCTCGCTTGTCTTGGTGAAGACGTCTCAGGCATTCCCACTGAGAATCCGCTACCGGCAACCACGGCGCTTATTGCCTTGCCGTTTTACCAGATCTACAACCTGAATCCTGTGGGTTATCTGGGCTACTTGTACTTTCTAGAGTTCACGCCAACCTCGGTTGGCGGCGCATACATGGAAGCCTTGGCCGCTAAGGGCGTGCCACCCGAAGCCATGACCTTTCTGAAAGATCACGTAACGATCGACGTTGGCCACAACAAATTGATGGAAGGTTACATCGAAAAGCTGGTCAACACGGAAGCCGACTTATCCGCTGTGTCCTATGCGATGCAGGTTACCGCGAGACTTTACGCCAACATGCTGGACGGAGCTGTCGAGCAGGCCCGAAAGAATATCGATTTTGGGCGCAATACAGAGGAGACCTTTCGGTTTCCCCTTTCGGAGGGTGAGAGGGGTGCGTCAGAGGCGGCGGCCTAACCTCGGGGTCATGTACGGTCGACGTTCTCTTTCGCTGACGGCGCGGCCATCGGTCGCGCCGTCATTTTCGTCTTGGACTCGGTGATGGCTCCTTATCCGTCCATCACCCGACGCTATTTCGCGGCCGTCCTGGATGCCATAGTTGCCATCCTTTTCGTCACCGCGCTCGCAAAAATAGCGACTGCCTTTGATCTATACGGCGGCTACTACTGGATTGCGGTTTTTTCGCCGTTCTGCCTGTACGAGCCAATTTTTACAGGTGCATCCGCAACCCTTGGACAACGCGTTTTTCGCTTCCGAGTTGTTGGTTCCAGATCCGGCTGGGCCATTGGTATCCCTCGAGCCTTTGTGAGACTGATCGTGAAGTATCTGCTTGGTCTGATTTCCCTTCTCATGATCCCAATGGATCCCCAACGCCGGGCCATTCATGACAAAGCAGTCGGTTCCGTAGTCGTTGACTCTTCAGACCTGATGGAAGCGCGATCGAGCGCGTAGCGACGCATGAGAGAAACACCTGCCAAATTGCACACTATTAGAGAGAGAGCTAATGGACCGAATTGTGACGGAGGAAAAGCCCAAAAGACCACTTTCTATTTCTATCGTTTGCGTGCTCGCGCTACTCGGAGCAGTTTTTTCGTTTCCCGCCGTGTTCTCAGAGTTTTCCCGTTCGGTAGGAAGCTGGTTCCCCCCTTATCTCGTAATTTCGTCACTAATTGGTGCCGCCTGTTTTGTTGGGCTTTGGTTTATGAAGAAGTGGGCCGTATACACGTACATCGGGTACATAGCGTTTAGCAATATCGCCCTGTTCTTGCTTGAGTTTTGGGTTCCTTTTGCAGAGATCATTCCTTGCATAGTCATCATTGTTGCCCTTTCACACATTCCCAAAATGTCATGAGCGTGCGTTGGCCTAACCATAGGAACCTCAACCAGAAGGCATAACAGACAGAGAGCCGCATGTTCGAAAATCCACGACGAAACGAGATAAATCACCGGACAATCAAGCTCATCATGGGGCTGATGTCCCTATCCCTCGCGATCCTCACCAACTACTTCTCAATCGAGGATCTAACCTCCATCAGCGAGGCCTACCACCAGGGCGGTTGGCCGCGGGATATTCTCGTGGGTTTTCTCTTTGCCGTCGCAGCCTTCCTGATGGCCTATAACGGCAAGTCATTTCTCGAAGCGCTGTTGAGCAAACTTGCTGCGCTTGCTGCGATCGGTGTGGCTATGTTTCCTTGCGGGTGCGACGGCCATCCACAGATCATTCCATACGTACATGGAATTTCTGCGGCAGTGATGTTTCTGATTCTGGCCGCGTTTTGCCTCTACTTTCTAGGACGGGCGAGGCAGAAAGGGCACCTGTCAGCCCAGATTCGCGTTGTGATCTATGCGCTGTGTTTCATTGTCATAGTCGCTGCCGTCGGGGTGATCGCCATTGACTATCTGGCCGGTCACCCGATCAGCAAAAATATTCCACGCCTGGTATTTTTTGGGGAAATGGCTGCGCTTCTCGCCTTTGGCGTAGCCTGGCTGGTTGCGGCTCGCATCATTCCGGTGCTGGCCTCAAAAGACGAAAGGAAGCACCTGTTCGATTAGTACGAGACCACGGGTCTCGTGGGGGAATGCGATGTTTCGTTTGTTGATCAAGGCCCGCGTGTTGATCGGCGCGGCGCTGTTTGCCTTTTTGAGTTCATCCCACGCCGTCAACATGCTGCAGGCGGAATCCGTACCCTTTGTGTTCGCCAGCAGCGGCGGAGTGAGTCTGGGTTCTTACCAGGCTGGTGTGAACTGGGGCGTTATCCGTTATCTCAAAACGCGGCGGCGTGATGCCTCCGGTGAGGTGCGGATTCCCGACCTGCGCGCAGCTACTGGCGCGTCGGCGGGCAGCATCAATACCCTGTTTACTGCCGTTGCCTGGTGTCTTGACGATTCAGAGCAGGTTGATGAGGCGAGCAAGTACAACGCTCGGTTTTCGGTAGCCGCTTCCGATTACCAGACGCAGCGCCTCGTTAGCAACGAGCTCACCGACAACCTCTTCTTTCAAACGTGGCGGGAGGTCGACATTGACGATCTGGCGCCTGCCGTGCCGCCGCAAGGCGAGACGCAGCTCAACTACGCTTCGACCGATGGCCTGTTTTCCCGGGCAGCGCTTGAAAGAGCGTTTGATGGCCTGGAGCGGGTCATCAAAAACGGGCGATTCCGTGCGGGCTGTGAAATGCCCATCGCGTTCACCGTCACGCGGGTACAGCCGCTTGCGCTACGCCGCGCTGGGGTGAACCTGGAAAACTCTCGGTTTCTTGTCGCCATGCGTGTAGTGACGGAGGTGGTGACCGACGCGGCTGGAAAGCAGAAAGTCAAGCTTCGCTTCAAGTCTGACGTCACCACACAAGACGCGGCCATCAGCCTTTCGGACCCAAACCTTGGCAACCTCATCATGCTCCCCGCCCAGAACAGCAATGACGACCTGGAACTGGAACAGGTCAAAGAGGCGTTGTTTGCCTCGAGCGCTTTTCCTGTGGCGTTCAGTCCCTGGGAGCTCGAATATTGCGAACCGCAACCGGCCCAGAAGGCCGCAGATGGATGTCCCGATGGTTATGCCCTACAAACCGAGCAGCGCTTTGTCGACGGGGGCGTATTCGACAACATCCCGCTAGGTGCCGCCCGGGCGCTTGCAGAGCCGAGAGCTGATGATGTTTACACCAAAGATCAGTACAGCAACGCTGGTCGACGTTTCTCTTATGTGTACGTAGACCCGGACGTACGCCGACCACCTGAAGACGAGGAGTCAATCGACGACAACGATCATCCGGAGCGTAACGATCTGCAGACTCAGCTCAAGTTTCTCGGCGGTGCTTTTTCGTCGGCCCGCAACTACGAGCTATACAACACGCTGCGGGGCGGCGACTGGTCCCGGCAAACCTGTGTTTTGGTTCTGCAGGTGTTGGCTGCTCGAGGGGAAAATGTAGGCCGGCCAGTGTTCTGCGAGCCGTTGTTCGAACTCGCCGATGATCAGACTTGTCCAGATGATGTTTCCGATGCTGGCCTTGCCGTTCAGTGCATGATTAATCAAGCGGTTGAGCTGGAACAACAGTACAACCTCAACCCGTTTGGCGGCCGGACGAAAAGTGCTCGCGAATTGGCCGAACTTCGCGAACGCGTTCGCAGCCTTGCTTTCGTAGCTCTGTCGGACGTGGATGAAAAAACACGGCCGTTGCTGCAACTGGCCGAAATTCTCAGAAACGGCGAGGACGACGCCCTGGTTGACCGGCGTCTCTATCTCACTACGCGCTATCCGCGGGTTGTGGGGGAGTTGCTGTGGGCCTTCGGTGCGTTTCTGGACCGCTCATTTCGCTACTACGACTACTACGCCGGCGTTTACGACGCCCTTTATAACATCACCTTCGCCGAGTGTGAGCCGCTGGTAGGAAAGCCAGGCCACGACCGTTGCATGGCAGGACGTTCCGAGGCGGTATATCAAATCCTCTGCGGCAGAAGCTGTGACTCCGCAGAGCTATGGCAATTCAACCGTTTGCTCAAGGCGCTGGTGGAATCAGAAGGAATTTCTAACTGGGCATGGGTGAACACATTGCCCGATGGCTCTGCGCCATCCGTCGAAACCAATCGTCTCCTGGCTATTGAGCGCGCCATCCCGGTGGCGTTAGACATCGATATGCAAGAGGCTGACGGCTTTGACACCAAGTGCGAAATGGACGCACTCGGATCGGGGGACCCCAATATCCGTCTGTTCCGCTTGCTGGCCTGCGATGACGCTTACCAAACGCCCAAAGGGCAGTGCGACATGAGCCGGGTGTTTTGCCGCATCGTTCGTTTTCACGACGCGCACGTGAAACGTTGGTATATCGACCTGGTGCGCAGCACCACCGACCGCCTGATGGTTCTGGAAGATCGGGCCACCTATGTCGCGGATCTCAACCCGACGGAGGAAGAGCTGAAAAAGCCGTCTCCTGAGCTGCAGGCAGCAAAGGATGCGGACAGTCTCTCGGACACCATCAGGACGGGTCTCGGGTTTCTACGCTGGGCCGCCGAGTCTGCGGCCGTTCCCGACAACGGAGACGGCCTTTACCTGTCCACCGCCAACGAAAACAAGTGGTTCAACCTGGCTCCCTATTCGATCGCCACCGATCTACATGAGGGCATGGGCAGCATGTCCTGGGAGCCGCGCTACTACCTCAATACCAAGTGGTCGGTAGCTACGCGGATCTCGCCGGTGCTCAAAAGCAAGAATGGCGGGCGAACCGTGCGGTTTTCCCAGGCGGACGTCTACATCAGTCACCATTTTGATCGGCTTGGGTTGAGCAGCGTCGGCTTCGGGCCGACGAACACCCAGACCTGGCAAGGCCGCGGCGCATTTGATCGAGAGTCCCTGGGCTACAGCGCATATGTAGGTTTTCTGGGAGACAAGATCCGACTCACGTATGGCGATCGTTCCTTCGACAGCGGATTTGCCGGCGACGACAACTATCTGATGGTGGGTATTAACGACATTCCTGGGATTGCCTACTGGCTGTTCGGTGGAAACCGTGGTCGGCTTGATGGCCTTTATCCCAGGTAACTAGGCAAGTTCTCTCCGGGACGCATGGAAGCCTATTCAAGAGGACGGGCCCATCTTTCCTATGGGGTCCCGAATTCCCGTGAGCTAGTTCGTTTCTCAATTCCGAGCTGTACTAAACGGCTGCCCTGAATTGTGCAAATAAGTCTCCGGATAGCGGATACTGCAACCGCCACGTAACTTGCATTGGATTGCTTGACCGGTGCTGGACATAGGTTGCCGGACCAAGAAACCAAAAGGCCCTATCGCTGTTTCGAATTCGCGCAAACAAAAATATGTGCGAACCGCTCGCCAAATGCTCTTGGTAGCGTCGGCCAGTTTTGCTACTGGCGCTCGTCGTCGACTGACTTTCCCAGTGAATCAGATCTGGGCTGATTGCGTAGTCTCGATATCGGGTCGAAGGTGAAAACCCTCCGGTAGTCTTGTCCAGCGTGAAGGCAAAGGCATCAATATTTTCGTCTGCAAACCACTTAACGCCTTCTCGCCAAGCGCTCGGGATCACTTGGTGACGTGAATCACCAAGCGCGCTTTGAATCTCTATTCGGGAATACCTGGCATGAATCTTCAGCGGGATCTCAGGATGCGATCGAAGGGCAAACTGCTCATGGTCAATCTGATCGTGAAGGACCTCGCTGATTTGGTGCAGTTCTTCGAGCGTCCGGGGATGTTTCTGTAATTCGTGGATTGCCTGGGTCAGAGTTATTTCCGCGTCGATGTTCTTTGGCGATAGGAAACTCGCTGCCACCATCCGGATCAACCTCGCTTCCTTGCAAGAAAGGTCAGTTGGTATGGGCAGATTGGCGTTTGAGATTTTCCTCAAGCAGTCAATTCTGTCTTCATCATCTATATGAAGATACCGTCCTAAAGCCTTCTGAAACGATTGCTCTAACGGGCCAGGCGCCGCAACACTCAATCCAGCGTCTTTTCGCAGGCTCATCCAGCTATGAGTTGCGGTGTAGACATCCTCGATTTCAAGTCCCGTCTCGAACAGGAATTCCTTTAATGAGATATCTCTACCACCAGCAGTCAGTGACACAAGCTCCCGGACTTTTGCGTCTTTCCGGGTAGGGATCGCATTTCTTAGGCTCTGCAACACCTGCGTTTGGCTTACCTTGTCTAGTTCCATATGGCAACCAGCGGGAAGGAAAGGGAAGTCCTTTTCGACCTGTTGTTCAACATCCTTTCTCGAACCGCCAAGCAGCGCCCTATACTTGATGTCGAAGCGATACTCTTTTCGGTGCAGGCCGACAAAGTCGAGTACGGTGCACGCGCGCTTGTTCTCGCTCTTTCGTAGGCCACGACCTAGCTGTTGCAAGAAAAGCGTTGCGCTGTTTGTGGGACGAAGCATCAAGAGCGTGTCGACGTCCGGAAGGTCAACGCCTTCGTTGAACAGATCGACAGAAAATAAGACGTTGATGTCCTTCCGTTTAAGAGCCGCGAGCGCGCCGCTGCGGTCTTGGCTGCTGGACTCTCCCCATACGGCCGCTGCTGGAACATTCGCCTCGTTAAAGACTCGTGCCAGGTATCTGGCGTGATCAACGCTCACACAAAAGCCCAGAGCACGCATCTCTCCAATTTCATCAACCCGATCTTGCACCGAACGGATAAGTCCGTTGGCCAGTCGATCGTTTGCCGTATAGACATTTGTGAGACCATCAACGTCGTACCCAACTCCTCGTTTCCACGGTACTTCTTTGAGGTCATATCCATCGTGGACGCCGTAGTAGATAAATGGCGATAGCTGATGCTGATCAATGGCATCCCAAAGTCGAAGTTCTGCTGCGATTTCTCCCCCAAACCACTTGAGTATGGGCAAACCGTCTGCTCTCTCTGGTGTAGCGGTAAGTCCCAGTAGCTCTCGTGGTTGCAGATGGTTAAGAATTCGTTCGTATGATTTTGCAGCGGCATGGTGAAATTCATCGACAATGACCACGTCAAAGTGATCAGAATCAATCTTTGAAAGGTCTACATTGTTGAGCGTTTGGATCGATGCAAAAACATGATCAAAACGCTCTGGCCTGTGACTGCCTACCCAAAGCTCTCCAAAATTTTGATCCCTCAAGCCGTGGCAGAACGTCGACAGGCTTTGTTCCAGGATCTCCTGCCTGTGAGCGACGAACAGTAGACGGTCCCGCGGAATGCTCTCTTTTAACCTTGAGTAGTCAATTGCGGCCATTACGGTTTTGCCGGTGCCCGTAGCGGAAACCAACAGGTTCCTGTGCTTGCCTCTCTCTCGAGCAAGGTGAATCTGTTCCAGTAGTCTGTTTTGGAAAGGCTTAGGCTTGAATTCGAACGGTGACAAAAGCAGCCGGTGAGAAGTAGTGGGTCTATTTGGAGCTACCGCTTGGCGGAATTTGTCCGCATGGAAAGGTTCGAATTCGGCGGATTCCCAGGTCGACTCGAATAGAGCGCTAGTCTTATCCAGAACGTCAGAGTTCCGAGCTTCCGACAGGCGAACGTTCCACTCTAGCCCCTCAACTTGAGCCGAATAGGTCAGGTTCGATGACCCAATGTAGGCGGTCGAAAACCCGGAGTTGCGCTCGAAAAGCCAAGCCTTTGCATGTAGACGCGTGGTGCCGGTGTCGTAAGACACTCGAACTTGGGCGCCGATTTCCTCCAGCCATTCAAGAGCAGCGGGTTCGGTAGACTTTGTATATGTGGTCGTGACGACCCTCAGCGATTTGCC containing:
- a CDS encoding DUF3427 domain-containing protein — its product is MKNEIKPGLYEKLVTKRLLDLLDELTDSFFGEQSSLRDAEAADRLSWHVAKLVAQAIDGLPERDRASRGAEIANELISLVQKLQPKIERGEELIDVPPKYLEGVFELRPDGSPNRIPAPQIPLVDTTLLSNAPGEPRVGNQIKSEIASADSISILMAFVRMSGLRPLKQALVDHCAKGKSLRVVTTTYTKSTEPAALEWLEEIGAQVRVSYDTGTTRLHAKAWLFERNSGFSTAYIGSSNLTYSAQVEGLEWNVRLSEARNSDVLDKTSALFESTWESAEFEPFHADKFRQAVAPNRPTTSHRLLLSPFEFKPKPFQNRLLEQIHLARERGKHRNLLVSATGTGKTVMAAIDYSRLKESIPRDRLLFVAHRQEILEQSLSTFCHGLRDQNFGELWVGSHRPERFDHVFASIQTLNNVDLSKIDSDHFDVVIVDEFHHAAAKSYERILNHLQPRELLGLTATPERADGLPILKWFGGEIAAELRLWDAIDQHQLSPFIYYGVHDGYDLKEVPWKRGVGYDVDGLTNVYTANDRLANGLIRSVQDRVDEIGEMRALGFCVSVDHARYLARVFNEANVPAAAVWGESSSQDRSGALAALKRKDINVLFSVDLFNEGVDLPDVDTLLMLRPTNSATLFLQQLGRGLRKSENKRACTVLDFVGLHRKEYRFDIKYRALLGGSRKDVEQQVEKDFPFLPAGCHMELDKVSQTQVLQSLRNAIPTRKDAKVRELVSLTAGGRDISLKEFLFETGLEIEDVYTATHSWMSLRKDAGLSVAAPGPLEQSFQKALGRYLHIDDEDRIDCLRKISNANLPIPTDLSCKEARLIRMVAASFLSPKNIDAEITLTQAIHELQKHPRTLEELHQISEVLHDQIDHEQFALRSHPEIPLKIHARYSRIEIQSALGDSRHQVIPSAWREGVKWFADENIDAFAFTLDKTTGGFSPSTRYRDYAISPDLIHWESQSTTSASSKTGRRYQEHLASGSHIFLFARIRNSDRAFWFLGPATYVQHRSSNPMQVTWRLQYPLSGDLFAQFRAAV